Proteins from a single region of Hymenobacter aquaticus:
- a CDS encoding flavin-containing monooxygenase, producing MKTSPFFPSPTVAIIGGGPAGIAAAKSLLEDGLTPVVIEQSSGLGGQWNQGAPHSGQWPGMHANSCHIKMSFSDFDYPAGTQMFPTTEEVLAYLTEYARHFGVLPHVRFNTRVEHVSPGPDGQYVIQTVNQQGERRTEFFGRVIVASGRYNKPRLPRTPGLDQFQGRVLHSFDYRGRHDFRGQRVLVVGNSISGLEIASDLAQNDDTVVLSSSRKPRYIARKIMHGVPTDQLAFTRFGAYVNQALPPAEAAAGLKELILSAVGNPADYGGLRPADDILEAGVSQCQDYLDQVAAGRIRTLPGVREYTATGAILTDGRAVPVDVVLLATGYDLHLPYLHESIRQTLNAGPEHIDLHHFTFHPALPNFAFMGLYQQIGSYFVTAELQARWIAACWSGACPEPTAAEMAAGLAEFEQFKQFRGTATCQEVAETISTAMGVAPTLPDYPELTQELFFGLLAPAQFRMEGHGRQPDARLRFVRNARHFTAGQPTPMTEQQLGGLRMLAARLPQHAMLQRVVQQLQPESALA from the coding sequence ATGAAAACATCCCCTTTCTTCCCCTCCCCCACGGTTGCCATCATTGGCGGCGGTCCGGCCGGTATTGCCGCCGCCAAGTCGTTGCTCGAAGACGGCCTCACGCCCGTTGTCATCGAGCAGAGCAGCGGCCTGGGTGGGCAGTGGAACCAGGGCGCGCCCCACAGCGGCCAGTGGCCGGGCATGCACGCCAACTCCTGCCACATCAAGATGTCGTTTTCGGACTTCGACTACCCGGCCGGCACCCAGATGTTCCCGACGACGGAGGAAGTGCTGGCCTACCTGACCGAGTACGCCCGCCACTTCGGCGTGCTGCCCCACGTGCGCTTCAACACCCGCGTGGAGCACGTCAGCCCGGGCCCCGATGGCCAGTACGTTATCCAGACGGTAAACCAGCAGGGTGAGCGGCGGACGGAGTTCTTTGGCCGCGTCATCGTGGCCTCCGGGCGCTACAACAAGCCCCGCCTGCCGCGCACCCCGGGCCTCGACCAATTCCAGGGCCGGGTGCTGCACTCGTTTGACTACCGGGGCCGCCACGACTTCCGGGGCCAGCGCGTGCTGGTGGTCGGCAACAGCATCAGCGGGCTGGAAATTGCCAGCGACCTGGCCCAGAACGACGATACCGTGGTGCTGTCGTCGAGCCGGAAGCCGCGCTACATTGCCCGCAAAATCATGCACGGCGTGCCGACCGACCAGCTGGCCTTTACCCGCTTCGGGGCCTACGTCAACCAGGCGCTGCCGCCCGCTGAAGCCGCCGCAGGCCTGAAAGAGCTGATCTTAAGCGCCGTGGGCAACCCGGCCGACTACGGCGGGCTGCGGCCGGCCGACGACATTCTGGAAGCCGGCGTGTCGCAGTGCCAGGACTACCTGGACCAGGTGGCGGCCGGCCGCATCCGGACGCTGCCCGGCGTACGGGAGTACACGGCCACCGGGGCCATCCTCACCGACGGGCGCGCCGTGCCGGTCGATGTGGTGCTGCTGGCCACGGGCTACGACCTGCACCTGCCGTATCTGCACGAGAGCATCCGGCAGACGCTCAACGCCGGCCCCGAGCACATCGACCTGCACCACTTCACCTTTCACCCGGCCTTGCCCAACTTCGCCTTCATGGGGCTGTACCAGCAAATCGGCTCCTACTTCGTGACGGCCGAGCTGCAGGCCCGCTGGATTGCGGCCTGCTGGAGCGGAGCCTGCCCCGAGCCCACGGCGGCCGAAATGGCGGCGGGCCTGGCCGAGTTTGAGCAGTTCAAGCAGTTTCGGGGCACGGCCACCTGCCAGGAAGTAGCCGAAACGATTTCCACCGCCATGGGCGTGGCACCCACGCTGCCCGACTACCCGGAGCTAACCCAGGAGCTGTTTTTTGGCTTGCTGGCGCCGGCTCAGTTCCGGATGGAGGGCCACGGCCGCCAGCCCGACGCCCGCCTCCGCTTCGTGCGCAACGCCCGCCACTTCACCGCCGGCCAGCCCACCCCCATGACGGAGCAGCAGCTCGGGGGGCTGCGGATGCTGGCCGCGCGCCTGCCGCAGCACGCCATGCTGCAACGGGTGGTCCAGCAGTTGCAGCCCGAGTCGGCTTTGGCGTAA
- a CDS encoding GrpB family protein, which produces MSSMERFAKSRPVVLRPYQPAWAGEYAQLARHLRAVLGPQVLRIDHIGSTAVPDLCAKDVIDVQLTVADFSGVAGLARPLGAAGFRLREEWQYDEFHGLPATSVELRKGYAREPAGQRRTHIHLREAGRFNARYALLFRDYLRASPRARAEYGLLKQRAAHLFPDSIDGYLFLKEPVFHLIYEAAELWATAVAWQLPAAHE; this is translated from the coding sequence ATGTCCAGCATGGAGCGTTTTGCCAAATCAAGGCCGGTGGTGCTGCGGCCCTACCAGCCGGCCTGGGCCGGGGAGTATGCCCAGCTGGCCCGGCACCTGCGGGCAGTGCTGGGGCCGCAGGTGCTGCGCATCGACCACATCGGCTCCACGGCCGTGCCGGACTTATGCGCCAAAGACGTCATCGACGTGCAGCTGACCGTGGCCGACTTCTCGGGCGTGGCCGGGCTGGCGCGGCCGTTGGGCGCGGCGGGCTTCCGGCTGCGCGAAGAGTGGCAGTACGACGAGTTTCACGGCCTGCCGGCCACGTCGGTGGAGCTGCGCAAGGGCTACGCGCGGGAGCCCGCCGGGCAGCGCCGCACCCACATTCACCTTCGCGAAGCGGGCCGGTTCAATGCCCGCTACGCCCTGCTGTTCCGCGACTACCTGCGCGCCAGCCCCCGGGCCCGCGCCGAGTACGGCCTGCTGAAGCAGCGGGCCGCTCACCTGTTTCCCGACAGCATCGACGGCTACCTGTTTCTGAAGGAGCCCGTCTTTCACCTGATCTACGAAGCGGCCGAGCTGTGGGCCACGGCCGTAGCCTGGCAGCTGCCCGCCGCCCACGAGTAG
- a CDS encoding phosphatase PAP2 family protein yields MKFLTPLLLSASLLAAAPVATAQSPGQSPYTTRFAVDAPVIAGLGAVSGFGLYRVQQKQGLTEEQLAALSKNNVPKIDRFVAGNYSTSAQTASDLLCYGSLAVAPGLLALDPSMRAHYGQVLVLYVETMATSAAMFTSSVGNVYRYRPFLYGSGGTPRERSSKISTNSFFAGHTAHTATATFFAAKVFHDYHPGSAAEPFVWGAAAVVPAAVAYYRMEAGKHFLTDNLLGYAVGATMGVVVPQLHKTGRRTGLSVSPLQGLNVNGYSYGGLLVTKHL; encoded by the coding sequence ATGAAGTTTCTCACTCCGCTCTTGCTGTCGGCTTCGTTGCTTGCCGCCGCCCCCGTTGCCACCGCCCAGTCCCCGGGCCAGTCGCCCTACACCACCCGCTTTGCCGTCGATGCCCCCGTTATTGCCGGCCTGGGCGCCGTGAGTGGCTTTGGGCTCTACCGGGTGCAGCAAAAGCAGGGACTGACGGAAGAGCAGCTGGCGGCCCTGTCCAAGAATAACGTGCCGAAAATCGACCGGTTTGTGGCCGGCAACTACAGCACTTCGGCCCAAACGGCCAGCGACCTGCTTTGCTACGGCTCGCTGGCCGTGGCCCCCGGCCTGCTGGCCCTCGACCCCAGCATGCGGGCCCATTATGGCCAGGTGCTGGTGCTCTACGTGGAGACGATGGCCACGTCGGCGGCTATGTTCACCTCCAGTGTGGGCAACGTGTACCGCTACCGGCCTTTCCTCTACGGCTCGGGCGGCACGCCCAGGGAGCGGAGCAGCAAGATTTCCACCAACTCGTTCTTCGCCGGTCACACGGCCCACACGGCCACCGCTACCTTCTTTGCCGCCAAGGTGTTCCACGACTACCACCCCGGTTCGGCGGCGGAACCCTTTGTGTGGGGCGCGGCGGCCGTGGTGCCCGCCGCCGTGGCCTACTACCGCATGGAGGCCGGCAAGCACTTTCTGACCGACAACCTGCTGGGCTACGCCGTCGGGGCCACGATGGGCGTGGTGGTGCCCCAGCTGCACAAAACCGGGCGGCGCACTGGCCTCTCGGTTAGCCCGTTGCAGGGCCTGAACGTGAACGGCTACTCCTACGGCGGCCTGCTCGTGACCAAGCACTTGTAA
- a CDS encoding DUF1624 domain-containing protein — protein MQAALESEVVSAPGRAGSTPRVQAVDVVRGLVMVIMALDHVRDFWSSTAIRPEDLTQASGALFFTRWITHFCAPTFVFLSGVSIWLQLQKQGSRGAASWRLLTRGLWLIGVEVVVITFLLQWSHELLVLEVIWAIGGGMVLMAGLLWLPRPVLAALAALIVLGHDALPFIQPVTPANASWALLHNTPFVLPLVQLPPLLVAYSVGPWLGVMLAGYVVGPWFGLPLADRARRLRTAGAVLLVVFGVLRATNWYGDPAPWSGQARGALYTGLSLLNVSKYPPSLLFVGLTLGVSLLLLSRLETVDNRLTRTLRTYGQVPFFYFLLHLLLISAGAWLWTRLAFGQAVNLSFTPPASWPKGYEPSLWRAYAVWAAVVVLLYWPCRWYGSYKRRHRYWWLSYL, from the coding sequence ATGCAAGCAGCCCTCGAATCAGAAGTCGTGTCCGCCCCGGGGCGGGCCGGTAGTACCCCGCGGGTGCAGGCCGTGGATGTGGTGCGCGGCCTGGTCATGGTTATCATGGCTCTCGACCACGTGCGCGACTTCTGGAGCAGCACCGCCATCCGGCCCGAAGACCTGACCCAGGCCAGCGGCGCGCTGTTTTTCACCCGCTGGATTACCCATTTCTGCGCCCCCACGTTCGTGTTTCTCTCCGGCGTGAGCATCTGGCTGCAACTGCAGAAGCAGGGGAGCCGGGGCGCGGCCAGTTGGCGGCTGCTCACCCGCGGGCTGTGGCTGATTGGCGTCGAGGTGGTGGTCATTACCTTCCTGCTGCAATGGAGCCACGAGCTGCTGGTGCTGGAGGTTATCTGGGCCATCGGGGGCGGCATGGTGCTGATGGCCGGGCTGCTCTGGCTGCCGCGCCCGGTGCTGGCGGCGCTGGCGGCCCTCATCGTGCTGGGCCACGACGCGCTGCCCTTTATTCAGCCCGTGACTCCCGCCAACGCCAGCTGGGCCTTGCTGCACAATACGCCCTTCGTGCTGCCCCTGGTCCAGTTGCCGCCGCTGCTGGTGGCCTATTCCGTGGGGCCGTGGCTGGGCGTGATGCTGGCCGGCTACGTGGTGGGGCCGTGGTTTGGGCTGCCCCTGGCCGACCGGGCCCGGCGGCTGCGCACGGCCGGGGCGGTGCTCTTGGTCGTATTCGGGGTGCTGCGGGCAACCAACTGGTACGGCGACCCGGCCCCGTGGAGCGGGCAGGCCCGGGGCGCGCTCTACACGGGGCTGTCGTTGCTGAACGTGAGCAAGTACCCGCCTTCCCTGCTGTTCGTGGGCCTCACGCTGGGCGTGTCCCTGCTGCTGCTCAGCCGGCTGGAAACCGTAGACAACCGCCTGACGCGCACCCTGCGCACCTACGGGCAGGTGCCTTTCTTTTACTTTCTGCTGCACCTGCTGCTAATCAGTGCCGGGGCCTGGCTCTGGACCCGCCTGGCGTTCGGACAGGCTGTTAACCTGTCGTTTACGCCCCCGGCCAGCTGGCCCAAGGGCTACGAGCCCAGCCTGTGGCGCGCCTACGCGGTGTGGGCCGCCGTGGTGGTGCTCCTGTACTGGCCCTGCCGCTGGTACGGTAGCTACAAGCGGCGCCACCGCTACTGGTGGCTGTCGTACCTCTAA
- a CDS encoding NmrA family NAD(P)-binding protein, whose translation MASQSAEPTSDFPSASPAASPVIVLAGATGALGLLIAHHLRRRGATVRALVRPSAEHGAEATSLRLQGVDIVTLNYHDAPALTTACTGAACVVSALSGLREVIVDAQTRLLDAAVATGVPRFIPSDYSADFTRLPEGANRNFDLRREFARRLEQAPIQATSILNGMFTDLLTGQAPVILAGPRRVLYWGSADQPLDFTTMINTAEYTAAAALDPTTPRYLRVAGEVASIRGLRAAAEAATGQPYKLLRAGSLGLLRTMISITKTLLPAKNEVFPPWQGMQYLHNMLSGQAKLPEPLDNGRYPEIRWTPVREVLAPGK comes from the coding sequence ATGGCATCCCAATCAGCTGAACCAACCTCGGATTTTCCTTCTGCTTCTCCCGCCGCCTCACCCGTCATCGTGCTGGCGGGTGCCACCGGGGCCCTCGGGCTGCTGATTGCCCACCACCTGCGCCGCCGCGGGGCTACCGTGCGGGCTCTCGTACGACCTAGCGCCGAGCACGGGGCCGAAGCAACTTCCCTCCGACTACAAGGCGTGGACATCGTGACCCTGAACTACCACGATGCCCCGGCCCTGACCACCGCCTGCACGGGGGCCGCCTGCGTGGTATCGGCCCTGTCGGGGCTGCGGGAGGTGATTGTGGACGCCCAGACCCGGCTGCTCGACGCGGCCGTGGCGACCGGCGTGCCCCGCTTTATTCCCTCCGACTACTCCGCCGACTTTACCCGCCTGCCGGAAGGCGCCAACCGCAACTTCGACCTGCGCCGCGAGTTTGCGCGCCGCCTCGAGCAGGCTCCGATTCAAGCCACGTCCATTCTCAACGGCATGTTCACGGATTTGCTGACCGGCCAGGCTCCCGTGATTCTGGCGGGGCCGCGCCGGGTGCTGTACTGGGGCAGCGCCGACCAGCCCCTGGACTTTACCACCATGATTAACACGGCCGAGTACACGGCCGCCGCCGCCCTCGACCCTACGACGCCCCGCTACCTGCGCGTGGCCGGCGAAGTAGCCAGCATCCGGGGGCTGCGGGCGGCGGCCGAGGCGGCTACGGGCCAGCCCTACAAGCTGCTGCGGGCCGGCAGCCTGGGCTTGCTGCGCACCATGATTTCGATTACGAAGACGCTGCTGCCGGCCAAAAACGAGGTATTTCCGCCCTGGCAGGGCATGCAGTACCTGCACAACATGCTCAGCGGCCAGGCCAAGCTGCCCGAGCCCCTCGACAACGGCCGCTACCCCGAAATCCGGTGGACGCCGGTGCGGGAAGTGCTGGCTCCGGGCAAATAG
- a CDS encoding mechanosensitive ion channel family protein gives MKEQAAHLFAHFPDIFATLGILLGGLMLGLVLKYVIFRVLGAVAKREDSTLARSVERHLSSASALFLPVLTVSLLLPLVPLPPKGFEVLRRIVEFTLILTFAWGLIRTLDVLQDLVQRRYQLNSDNNLRVRKLFTQLQFIKKLAMSLIAFVAVGLVLMSFETVRRLGTGLLTSAGIASVIVGFAAQRSISNLLAGFQIAFTQPIRIDDVLVVEGEWGRVEEITFTYVVLSIWDERRLVLPLNYFIEKPFQNWTRTSARLTGAVYLQTDYSVPVEAVRTELRRILAAHPLWDQRVAVLHVTDAKERTLELRALVSAADAGSVWELRCAVREQLITFLQREYPGSLPQARVQLTAGGGLPT, from the coding sequence ATGAAAGAACAAGCTGCTCATCTTTTCGCCCACTTCCCCGATATTTTTGCCACGCTGGGCATTCTGCTGGGGGGCCTGATGCTGGGCCTGGTGCTCAAATACGTTATTTTTCGGGTACTGGGGGCCGTTGCCAAGCGCGAGGATTCGACTCTGGCCCGCTCCGTGGAGCGCCACCTAAGCTCGGCCAGCGCCCTGTTTTTGCCCGTGCTGACCGTGTCGCTGCTGCTGCCGCTGGTGCCGCTGCCGCCCAAAGGCTTCGAAGTGCTGCGCCGCATAGTCGAGTTCACCCTGATTCTGACTTTCGCCTGGGGCCTGATCCGCACCCTGGACGTGCTCCAGGACCTGGTGCAGCGTCGCTACCAGCTCAATTCCGACAACAACCTGCGGGTGCGCAAGCTCTTCACCCAGCTGCAGTTTATCAAGAAGCTGGCCATGTCGCTGATTGCCTTCGTGGCCGTGGGTTTGGTGCTGATGAGCTTCGAGACGGTACGCCGCCTGGGCACGGGCCTGCTCACCTCGGCCGGTATTGCCAGCGTCATCGTGGGTTTTGCCGCCCAGCGCTCCATCAGCAACCTGCTGGCCGGCTTCCAGATTGCCTTCACCCAGCCCATCCGCATCGACGATGTACTGGTGGTAGAAGGCGAATGGGGCCGGGTCGAGGAAATCACCTTTACCTACGTGGTGCTCAGCATCTGGGACGAGCGGCGGCTGGTGCTGCCCCTCAACTACTTCATCGAAAAGCCCTTCCAGAACTGGACCCGCACCAGTGCCCGCCTCACCGGGGCCGTGTACCTGCAAACTGACTACTCGGTGCCCGTGGAGGCCGTGCGCACCGAGCTGCGCCGCATCTTGGCGGCCCACCCGCTCTGGGACCAGCGCGTGGCCGTGCTGCACGTCACCGACGCCAAGGAGCGGACCCTGGAGCTGCGGGCCCTGGTCAGCGCCGCCGACGCCGGCTCGGTGTGGGAGCTGCGCTGCGCCGTGCGCGAGCAGCTGATAACGTTTTTGCAGCGCGAATACCCCGGCAGCCTGCCCCAGGCGCGCGTGCAGCTGACGGCCGGCGGCGGCTTGCCCACCTGA